The sequence CAGACCCCCTCGCACTGCGGTTGCGGGACCCAAGCCTTCAGACTCCCGCCGCTGCGCTCCTTCGGGGCGGGGGCGCAGGGGGGGTTGGCCGCGGCTCCCCGAGGCCAGCCCCCCCAGAGTGAGTGCCGCCACTATGGCGGACGGGGCGACCCGGTCCCCGCTTTATCGCAGCGTCTCGTTCAAGCTGCTAGAGCGCTGGAGCGGCGGACCCGGGCCGAGGGAGGAGGCCACAGATCCCCCCGGGCTGCGGCGGCGCGCCTCGTGCCGGCCGGCCTCGGCCGTCCCGGGCCAGCCCTCCCGGCGCGTGTCCAAGCTGGCGTCGGGGCCCCCGGCCGCCCCCGCGCAGCCGCGCCCGCTCCGCAGCCTCTCGCCGTCGGTGCGCCAGCTCTCCAGGCGTTTCGACGCGCCGCGTCTGGACGACAATTCCACTGGGACCCGAGACGGGGGCGTCTCCCCCGCGGCCGCGGAAGAAGCGGCGGAGGGAGCCGCGCGCGGGGCCTGGCCCAGCGTCACAGAGATGCGCAAGCTCTTCAGTGGCCCTGGCTCCAGGCGGCCCAGTGCCGACTGTGAGGCCTCAGGGACACCCAGCCCCGACGGTGCCGCGTGGGAGCCCCCGACCCGGGAATCCCGGCAGCCACCGACGCCACCTCCTAGGACTTGCTTCCCCCTGGCGGGCCTGCGTTCGACGCGGCCGCTGCCCGGCCCAGGGACCgaggggaggaggcggcggcagcagcagcagcaacaggagCGAGCGCAGCGTCCGGTGGATGGTTTACATTCTTGGCATAGCTTCTCCCAACCGCAGGCCTGGGCCcgggcctcctgctcctcctccattGCTTCCTCCTATCCTGTCAGCCGCAGTCGGGCTGCCAGCTCCagcgaggaggaagaggagggtccGCCGCCCCCGCTGCCCAGGGCACAGAGTCCGGCCTACCACGGCGGCCACTCCTCAGGCAGTGACGAGGACCAAGACGGTGAGGGCGGCCACTGCTGGAGAGGGAGGCCGGGGCCCAGGCCTGAAAGCTCCCTCTTGGTTAAGGACTGTAAGCCGGACAGTTATGGGTTAAATCTGGGCAGCATGGACTCGGCAGGGCGAGCCAGGAGCCCCGATCCCTCAATATCTCCAAGAGCCCCTATCGAGGAAGGACCCCCGGAATGGGGTACTGGCTCTCCTTGTGTACCAGGTCCCCAGGAAGGACTTCGGCCCTTGTCCGACACCGTGGGGGGAGCTTTTCGCGTGGCCAAGGTGAGCTTCCCCGCGTACCTGGCCAGCCCTGCAGGTTCTCGTGGTAGCAGCCGTTATTCCAGCACGGAGACCCTCAAGGATGAGGACCTGTGGGCTAGCCGGGGTTCTGGGAGCTGGGGCGTGTATCGCTCCCCTAGCTTCGGAGCTGGGGAAGGGCTCTTAAGGCCCCAGACGCGAACCCGCAGCAAGGGACCTGTGGGCTCCTCAAGGGTGTTGAGGAATGGAGGATTGGAGCTGGACAAGAGCCGGCAACGGAAGTCCCTGTCGAATCCAGATATCGCCTCAGAGACCCTGACGCTGCTCAGTTTCCTGCGTTCAGACCTTTCAGAGCTGAGGGTCCGAAAGCCAAGTGGGGGACCCGGGGACCTTGGGAGTGGCCCCTTAGATGGCAGAGACTCACCATCAGCCGGTAGCCCAGTGGGGCAACTTGGGCCcatgcccaccccagccccagccttaCCTGGCACCCGCCCCACACTGAAGGACTTGACAGCCACCCTTCGAAGGGCAAAGTCATTTACCTGCTCTGAGAAGCCCATGGCCCGCCGTCTACCCCGCACTGGTGCCCTGAAGCCCAGCTCCTCTGAACTCCTGCTGGCAGGCCCAGGTGCCGAGGACGACCCACTGCCCCTTGTCGTCCAGGATCAGTATGTGCAGGAGGCCCGTCAGGTTTTTGAGAAGATCCAGCGCATGGGTGCCCAGCAGGATGATGGAAGTGATGTCCCCCCCGGAAGCCCTGACTGGGCAGGAGACATAACCCAAGGGCAGCGGTCCCAGGAAGAGCTCTCCGGCCCTGAGTCCACTCTGACAGATGAGGGCATTGGGGCGGACCCTGAGCCTCCTGTTTCAGCCTTTTGCAGCCTGGGTACCACAGGGGTGTGGCGACCCCTTTCCTCGTCTTCAGCCCAGACCAACCATCATGGCCCTGGGGCTGAAGATGGTCTGGGAGGGTGGGCCCTAGTGTCTCCTGATACCCCTCCCACACCAGGTGCCCTCCGCCGGAGACGTAAAGTCCCACCTTCAGGCCCTGGTGGGACTGAACTGAACAACGGAGAGGCAGGTGAGGCCTACAGGTCTCTGAGTGACCCAATTCCACAGCGCCACCGGGCCACCACCTCTGAGGACCCCTCTGGGTTCTCTGTGGATAGCAACCTCCTGGGCTCTCTGAGCCCCAAGACAGGGCTTCCAGCAGCCCCAGCTGTGGATGAGGGCTTGACCAGCGGCCACAGTGACTGGTCTGTGGGCAGTGAAGAGAGCAAGGGATATCAGGAGGTTATTCAAAGCATTGTTCAGGGGCCTGGTACCTTGGGGTGTGTGGTGGATGACAGAGTGGCTGGCAAAGCCCCCAAAAAGAAATCTCTGAGTGACCCCAGCCGCCGCGGGGAGCTGGCTGGTCCTGGATTTGAGGGCCCTGGAGGGGAGCCCATCCGAGAGGTTGAGCCCATGCTACCTCCATCCAGCAGTGAGCCCATCCTTGCAGAACGGCAGGCAGAACCTGAAGAGCCCAGTGCTGCCAGGGGCCGGGCACAGTCTGAGAGGGCCCTACCCAAggccccacctgccccctccacTGCCCATGACTTCCACCTTGATCCTAAACTGGCTGACGTTCTGTCCCCACGGCTCATCCGCCGTGGTTCCAAGAAGCGCCCAGCCCGGAGCAGTCATCAGGAGCTACAGAGAGAGGAGGGCACTCAGGACCAGACTGGTAGCCTGTCTCGGGCCCGACCCTCCTCCAAACATGTTCGCCATGCCAGTGTGCCTGCCACCTTCACACCTATCATGATGCCTGAGCTGCCAACTTCCGTTGGCCCCCCTGTGGCTGTGCCAGAGCCCATGGGCTTCCCTGCCCAAGCCCACACCATGTTGCAGGCACCATCATTTGAGGACATCACTAAGCAGCACATGCTGACCCTCCACTCCGGTGAGGTCCCTGCCCCAGTGCCAGTGGACATGACCTGCTTGACTCAGGTTGTACCGCCCTCTACTGAGGCCAAGCCACCTGAGGCAGCCCGGGCCGCAGGTGAGCCTGCTCCAGCCAGCAAGTGCTGCAGCAAGCCACAAGTGGTGAGTCTTTGTGGGGGGGCCTTCAGGGTGGGGCTGAAGGAGGGCCATGGACAGTGACTTCTGCAGGAGCCTTTTGAGTGTGCTCAGAGGACAGGTGCCCAGGTCTGAAGGAGCTTCACTGGTCCTGGAAGTGCCTAGGTAGTTTCAAGAATGTTAATGACACAGGACTCCTGTCTACTTGGGCCCCAGAGGCTTCAGGCATCTGCTGGTACTAATGTCAGAGGCTCTTAGCTGCTCCAAGATATTCTGGGTGATAATTAAAAGGAATTCTAATCTAGTCCCTTAGACGTTTTTCAGGGACTGGTTTTAAAGATTCCTATCTTGTTCTttgttataaatatataaggagatGTAAGGCTCATTGAGCTTTCTCAAGAGCCTTGCTGCCCTATTGGCCAGACCCCTTATAGGATGTTTGAGTTTGGGGGCCCACAGTTGACATGGGTTTGCCCTTCCTCATGTGGCTTTCCTGTAGCAGATCAAAATGTGGATCTGTCCGTGGGAAAATTGGAGAGGTACAGGGCATTACTTTATGGAATAGTGGAGAGGGTTCCATAAAGTACATTGGCAGCCCTGTCCTTTCTCTGTAATTCAGCCTCCCCTTCTGTGAAATCAAGAGGGGATGTGGACAAGATGATGCCTATGTCCTCATCCAGCTGTGCTGCACAGATTTGTAAGGAGTCTGTGGGTTGGAGTTGGGGGACTCTTCTGGCCTGAGGTCTGTCAAGGTCTCTTCTGATTATACTGGGGGCCGCTGAGGGAGGGCAGAGTCAAGGAGGGGCCTTGAGAGAGATTGGGAGCAGTTCTGGCCCCCATAGGCAGGACTGTCTCTCTGGTTTAGGTTGGGGGCACTGGTCCCCCTTCCTGCCCGCTTACATCTTCTCCCCCACCACCCACTTCCTGGTGACTCTGAGAtgcttccctctttctctgccaGACCCCAGGCCCTGGGGGCTCGGTCTCCCTGAGGTCTCCAATTCTGCCTTATGACTTCAGCTGTCCCTCAAGTTTTGGCCGGGGGTTCAGATGAGTTCTAGGCAGTGTGATACCCTGGAAACTGGATTCAAGGCACTGGGTTTTGGCCCTGGAGTAGGGATGGCCTGGGGTAATTTCGGCCATGGCCTGCACACCCATTGTGTTCCCTGCCAAGAGTGAGGAGGCTGGAAACTGTAAACCCTGGGCTAATTTGGTCATCCCCCAGTTCTCAGCACTCTCATGACCTGCCTGaactctctctgtttctctccctgtTTCTCCCTTTCTCTAGTTGCCCCTGGTCCTAACTCTGGTTAGGAGGCCGCAGAGTCAGTaggcaggaagtggggagaggggaagttTGGGACCTGTCCTTCCTTCTGAGAGCCTGGTAGGACAGCTCAGGTGCTCTAACGCCAGGGCCAGTTGTCTTTGGAACAcggtggggttggggagggtgaGACCAGGGGCAGCTCCTGCCAGGGGCCCCTTCCCCAGATGCTTTTCCCATATAATTATCTCCTCTAGAAGACTTGGAAGGTAAATTAGGGGAGAGAGTAGGAGGGAATTAAGGGACTCAGGGAGGGGGCTGCTCCTAAGAAGAAGCATTCAGACCCAGAGAGGAGGTGGGAGCTTTTGCAGAATTGGTTCCTGGTCTATTCCCTTCACATTGTCCCCTTGTCTTAGTTTGACCTCAGGGAAAAGCTTAGGGGTCCCTCCCCCAGGGGTTTATGAGGTGGAACATATCTGCCCATAACACAGGCTTCTCCCTTCTCTGAAAAGAAGCTGTCTCCAGCCTCCAAGCCTTTGCCCACTCCAGTCCTCCTACCTCTCCAGGCCCGCTTAGGGGAGAGAACTGGTGAGTCTGTCATTGGAAGAGCAGGATGTGAACCCTGGCTTCAGATTCCTGTGTGGCCTACAATCAGTCACATCCCTTacccttctgtaaaatgagggtaatagtCTCTGCCTGGCAGGCTTGTGTACTGTGAGTGGGTGGTGTGATCACTCTTTccctgggggaaggagagaggggcaaAAACTGGCTCCATGGCCTCAACTGCTTCTCAGCAACCAGCCTTGgcacctccttcctgccccacacTGGTTTCTGAGCACAGGGCTAGGCATTATGGGTCTCAGTATAACCTGGCGGACTTGAATCAGCTCAAAAGAGATTCACCATCCCCTAATTCCCCACCCACTCATAAAGCCTGGAAGTTCTCCCATCTGCTGGCCAGAATCCTCCTGCTGTCCCCTTCCTTCTAGCTCCAGGAAGGTAGGGAGCAGCTGTCCAGCCCTCCTGTTGGCCTACATGGAGGAGACAATGTTCCCTTGTTTTGGGCTTGGGCCTCCAGTCACGCTTCCTGAGTTGTGGTGATGGGTGGAGATGGTGTGGTGTGGGCTCCAGAATAAGAAGGGAAGAGGCAGTCACACTTTGCTGATGAGGCAGAAACCAGTGTGAAGCCAGTCAGGGGCCGACAGGAGAGTCCCCGGGGCAGAGTGGGCCTCTGACACACCCTCAGCCTGCAGGGAGTCCCTCAAAGTCAGATCTTTCCCAGCCCAGAGTTCGTATTTACCCAGGCCTGGCTCAGCCTATGAGTCTCTCTGAGACCTGGACAGAGTCATCTTGGGCctcggttttcccatctgtacagTGGGTAGTTAGACTTCCTGGTCTTTGAAGCTCTATAGGAAGGGCTCAGCCTGCAGTGTAGTCAAGGGTAACAAGATGAGTCGGAGTGTGGCTGAAGGGAGGGAAAGGCAGCTCTATGCAACAGCTGTAAGAACCTCGGAGCCCAGGGAAGGAAGGATAACTcatggttgccttcgtgaacgccTGCTTGCGGATGTGCTGCGGGGAGGAGGCCCAGCTGTGgagcctccctgccctgccccctcccacgcTCCTTGTCATTTCCACTTAGGCCACCATAGCCTGGATGATCAGCGATTCTTCATCCCAAGGCTTCCCGCACCCTGGCCTTAAAGTACAGA is a genomic window of Camelus bactrianus isolate YW-2024 breed Bactrian camel chromosome 10, ASM4877302v1, whole genome shotgun sequence containing:
- the ARHGEF17 gene encoding rho guanine nucleotide exchange factor 17, whose product is MADGATRSPLYRSVSFKLLERWSGGPGPREEATDPPGLRRRASCRPASAVPGQPSRRVSKLASGPPAAPAQPRPLRSLSPSVRQLSRRFDAPRLDDNSTGTRDGGVSPAAAEEAAEGAARGAWPSVTEMRKLFSGPGSRRPSADCEASGTPSPDGAAWEPPTRESRQPPTPPPRTCFPLAGLRSTRPLPGPGTEGRRRRQQQQQQERAQRPVDGLHSWHSFSQPQAWARASCSSSIASSYPVSRSRAASSSEEEEEGPPPPLPRAQSPAYHGGHSSGSDEDQDGEGGHCWRGRPGPRPESSLLVKDCKPDSYGLNLGSMDSAGRARSPDPSISPRAPIEEGPPEWGTGSPCVPGPQEGLRPLSDTVGGAFRVAKVSFPAYLASPAGSRGSSRYSSTETLKDEDLWASRGSGSWGVYRSPSFGAGEGLLRPQTRTRSKGPVGSSRVLRNGGLELDKSRQRKSLSNPDIASETLTLLSFLRSDLSELRVRKPSGGPGDLGSGPLDGRDSPSAGSPVGQLGPMPTPAPALPGTRPTLKDLTATLRRAKSFTCSEKPMARRLPRTGALKPSSSELLLAGPGAEDDPLPLVVQDQYVQEARQVFEKIQRMGAQQDDGSDVPPGSPDWAGDITQGQRSQEELSGPESTLTDEGIGADPEPPVSAFCSLGTTGVWRPLSSSSAQTNHHGPGAEDGLGGWALVSPDTPPTPGALRRRRKVPPSGPGGTELNNGEAGEAYRSLSDPIPQRHRATTSEDPSGFSVDSNLLGSLSPKTGLPAAPAVDEGLTSGHSDWSVGSEESKGYQEVIQSIVQGPGTLGCVVDDRVAGKAPKKKSLSDPSRRGELAGPGFEGPGGEPIREVEPMLPPSSSEPILAERQAEPEEPSAARGRAQSERALPKAPPAPSTAHDFHLDPKLADVLSPRLIRRGSKKRPARSSHQELQREEGTQDQTGSLSRARPSSKHVRHASVPATFTPIMMPELPTSVGPPVAVPEPMGFPAQAHTMLQAPSFEDITKQHMLTLHSGEVPAPVPVDMTCLTQVVPPSTEAKPPEAARAAGEPAPASKCCSKPQVDMRKHVTMTLLDTEQSYVESLRTLMQGYMQPLKQPENSLLCDPSLVDEIFNQIPELLEHHEQFLEQVRHCVQTWHAQQKVGDLLVQSFSKDVLVNIYSAYIDNFLNAKDAVRVAKEARPAFLKFLEQSMRENKEKQALSDLMIKPVQRIPRYELLVKDLLKHTPEDHPDHPLLLDAQRNIKQVAERINKGVRSAEEAERHARVLQEIEAHIEGMENLQAPLRRFLRQEMVIEVKAVGGKKDRSLFLFTDLIVCTTLKRKSGSLRRSSMSLYTAASVIDTASKYKLLWKLPLEDADIIKGASQAANRENIQKAISRLDEDLTTLGQMSKLSESLGFPHQSLDDALRDLSAAMHRDLSEKQALCYALSFPPTKLELCTTRPEGTDSFIFEFPHPDARLGFEQAFDEAKRKLASSKSCLDPEFLKAIPIMKTRSGMQFSCAAPTLSSCPEPTPEVWVCNSDGYVGQVCLLSLRAEPDVEACIAVCSARILCIGAVPGLQRRCHSQRPASLRNPPETATEPAGPELDVEAVDEEAATLAERGPQPCLHISIAGSGLEMAPGPAEGDPRPELMPFDSDSDDESSPSPSGTLQSQASRSTISSSFGNEETPSSKEATAETTSSEEEQEPGFLPLSGSFGPGGPSGTSPMDGRALRRSSRGSFTRGSLEDLLSVDPEAYQSSVWLGTEDGCVHVYQSSDSIRDRRNSMKLQHAASVTCILYLNNQVFVSLANGELVVYQREAGHFWDPQNFKSVTLGAQRSPITKMVSVGGQLWCGCQNRVLVLSPDTLQLEHTFSVGQDSSRSVACMVDSSLGVWVTLKGSAHVCLYHPDTFEQLAEVDVTPPVHRMLAGSDAIIRQHKAACLRITALLVCEELLWVGTSAGVVLTMPTSPSTVSCPRAPLSPAGLGQGHTGHVRFLAAVQLPDGFNLLCPTPPPPPDTGLEKLPSLEHRDSPRHRGPALARPKMLVISGGDGYEDFRLSSGGSGSSETVGRDDSTNHLLLWRV